A genomic region of Hydrotalea sp. contains the following coding sequences:
- the secG gene encoding preprotein translocase subunit SecG — protein MITFLLIIHAIIALVLIVFVLLQKSEGGSLGFGGGGNSMFSVRGTANFLTRTTAILATAFMITSLILAILFTRGSQNNRSILKDLDNTAPAAPAATTPGTDKKSVPALPGAPPAADDLKPFDTAPSAPKAQ, from the coding sequence ATGATAACATTTTTACTGATTATTCACGCGATTATTGCGTTGGTATTGATTGTTTTTGTGCTGTTGCAAAAAAGCGAGGGCGGGTCCTTGGGTTTTGGCGGTGGCGGCAACAGCATGTTCAGCGTGCGCGGCACCGCCAATTTTTTAACCCGCACCACCGCCATTTTGGCGACGGCATTCATGATTACCAGCCTGATTTTGGCGATTTTATTTACCCGTGGGTCGCAAAACAATAGGTCGATATTGAAGGATTTGGACAACACTGCGCCAGCCGCCCCAGCCGCCACCACCCCCGGCACCGATAAAAAATCGGTGCCAGCCCTGCCCGGCGCGCCACCCGCCGCCGATGATTTAAAGCCATTTGACACCGCGCCGTCTGCACCTAAAGCGCAATAA